In uncultured Propionivibrio sp., the sequence ACATCGCCTTGCCGCTCGAACTCGCCGGCGTTCCCGCCGCACGCATCGCGACGCGCGTTGACGAACTCCTCGATCTCGTCGGCCTGCGCGAACAGCGCGACCGTTATCCAAATCAGATCAGCGGCGGCCAAAAGCAGCGTGTCGGTATCGCCCGCGCGCTGGCGACCGAGCCGCGCGTGCTGCTGTGCGACGAGGCGACTTCGGCGCTCGATCCGGAAACGACCCAGTCGATTCTGGCGCTGCTGGCCGACATCAACCGCCGGCTCGGTCTGACGATCGTGCTGATCACGCACCAGATGCAGGTGATCAAGGCGATTGCGCATCGGGTCGCCGTTCTTGATGCAGGGCGCCTGGCAGAGCAGGGCAGCGTCGGCGACATCTTCACGGCGCCGACGCAGGAGATTACCCGCACCTTGCTGCGCGAAGTGATCGGCAATGACATTCCTGCCGGCGTTCGCGATCGCGCCGCGCGCCTGCTCGAAAGCGGCGAGGGGCGGATCTGGCGCCTGTCTTTCCGTGGCGAAAGCGTCGACCGGCCGGCGCTGACCGAGGCGGCCGAACGCTTCGGCCTCAAGATCAATCTGCTGCACGGCTATATCGACGACATCCAGGGCATGCCGTTCGGGTCGCTGGTCGTTGCTGCCGCCGGCGATGACGTTGTGCTCGATGCGGCGGCGGTATTTATCGAATCGCAAGACATCCGCATTGAGGAGGTGGTGTTATGAGTCCAGAATTATTGGCGTTGTTTCAGACCTCGCTGCTGGAGACGCTGTGGATGGTCGGCGTGTCAGGCGCGATCGGCACCGCGCTTGGTCTGCCGCTCGGTGTGCTGCTGGTCATCACCGATCAGTACGGCCTGCTGCAGAACCGGCCGCTCAACCGCGTGCTCGGCGTGCTTGCCAATGCCGTGCGCTCGACGCCCTTCATCATCCTGCTGGTGGCGGTGATTCCGCTGACGCGCTGGATCGTCGGTACCTCAATCGGCACCGGCGCGGCGATCGTGCCGCTGTCGATCGCGGCGATTCCCTTCGTCGCCCGTCTGGTCGAATCGGCGCTGCGCGAGGTTGATCGCGGCCTGGTCGAAGCCCTGCAGTCGATGGGTGCGACGCCCTGGCAGATCATTCGCACCGTGCTGATACCGGAAGCATTGCCGGGTATCGTCGCCGGTCTCACCATCACTCTCGTCAGCCTGATCGGCCACTCGGCGATGGCCGGCGCCGTCGGCGGCGGCGGGCTGGGCGATCTCGGCATCCGTTATGGCTATCAGCGCTTCCTGCCCGAAGTCATGGCGCTGGTCGTCGTCGTGCTGATCGGCCTCGTGCAGTTCATTCAATCCGTCGGTGACCGTTTCGCGCAGCGTCTCAGCCACCGCTGATCCGGTACCGCCCATTTTTTCGCAGATGTTCAAAGGAGATATTCCCATGCAGATCGCAAAACTCGTTCGAGGCCTGGTGGCCGCTCTGGCCCTGGTGTCCGTCGCCGCCCACGCGGCCCTTTCCGATGACAAACCCCTGAAGATCGGCGTTACGGCCGGCCCGCACGCGCAGATCTTCGAATTCGTCAAGAAGATCGCCGAGAAAGACGGCCTGAAACTTCAGATCGTCGAGTTCTCCGACTATGTGCAGCCGAACGCGGCACTGGCGGCCGGCGATCTCGACGTGAATAGCTATCAGCATCAGCCGTATCTCGACAACGCCAACAAGGATCGTGGCTACAAGCTCGTCTCGATCGGCCAGACGATCATCTTCCCGATCGGCCTGTATTCGAAGAAGTTCAAGTCGCTCGACCAGATTCCGTCCGGCGCTCGTCTGGCCCTGCCGAACGATCCGACCAACGGCGGGCGCGTGCTTCTGCTGCTGCAGACCAAGGGGCTGATCAAGCTGAAGCCGGAAGCCGGTCTCAAGGCGACGCCGCTCGATGTGATCGAGAATCCGAAGAAACTCAAGTTCATTGAACTCGACGCCGCCCAGTTGCCGCGCGCACTCGATGACGCCGACGTGGCGGCGGTCAATACCAATTATGCGATCCAGGCCGGGCTGGTGCCGTCGCGCGATGCCATCGCCATGGAAAGCCTCAAGTCGCCGTATGCGAACGTGATTGTCGTCCGTGCCGCCGACAAGGACAGCCCGGTGCTCAGGAAGCTGCTCAAGGCCTACCAGAATGACGAGGTCAAGCAGTTCATCAAGAAGGAATTCAAGGATTCCGTTTTCCCGGCGTGGTAAACGAAGGGTGAGCGCGGCGATGAACGAAAGTGCGGGAATCCGGGTTCAGCCCGGGGCAGCTAATTACTTTTCCTACGAAGGCGTGCTCGGCGAGATTGAGCGCTTCTTTCCCGCCGAGCGGCTCCGGCAGGTCCTCTGGATCGGCGGTCGGCGTGCGCTGGAAGCCGCCGCCCCTTATCTGCCGGCTCTGTATCGCGATGAGGCGCGCTCGCTGCGCCGGGTATTGTCCGGTCATTGCAGCGAAAGCGTGGTGGCGGGCTATGTTGCCGAGGGCGCGCAAGCCGATCTGGTGATCGGTGTCGGCGGCGGTTCGGTGCTGGATACGGCCAAGGCCGTGGCGCATCGCCTGCAACGGCCCTTCGTCGCCGTGCCGACGATCGCCGCCACCTGTGCGGCCTGGACGCCGTTATCGGTCTGGTATGACGATGACGGGCGTGCGCTCGGCTATGAACTCTTCCCGCTTGCCAGCCAGTTGGTGCTGGTCGAGCCGCGCATCCTGGCGGCGGCGCCGCCCGACTATCTGCGCGCCGGCATTGGCGATACCTTGGCCAAATGGTACGAAGCGCGCGTTCTCTGCGACGCCGAGAGCGCCTTGCCGCTGACCGCCAGCATCGGGCTGTCGGTGGCTGCGCAGATTCGCGACGTGCTGCTGGCCGATGGGGCATTGGCCGTGTCGGCCAATGCCGATGGTCTGGTTACGCCCGCGCTTGTTCGCGTTATCGATGCCGTGATCGCCGGTGGCGGCCTCGTCGGCGGGCTTGGCGAGCGCTTCACGCGGTTGGCCGCAGCCCATTCTATTCACAACGGCCTTACCGTGGTAGCCGGCACGGAGCGCTTCCTGCACGGTGCCAAGGTGGCCTATGGCATTCTTGTTCAGTTGGCACTCGAGAAGCGGCAGGACGAGCTATTTAATTTGCATGGCGCGCTCGGCGCGCTCGGCTTGCCGCGTCGGCTTTCCGATCTCGGTGTCGATCCACGCGATGAAAATGGCATCGCCGCGTTCGTTGCGCATACGCTGCGGGGGCAGGAATCGATTCATTTCCTTCCCGGGGTTGTCGACGCAGAGCGCTTGCGCGCCGCATTGTTGACCGTTGAAGCGATGCCTCAGCGCTGAGGCGGATGGCATAGCGTCGACTTTTTCTCGCTGCGGCCGACGTCGGCCGCAGCGAGCTGTTCTCCATTCCGGCAAATACAACAGCATGGTGCGTGCCTCCGCACGACGTTTCCTTTGCCGGCACGGTGCCGGTGGTGTTGGCGCTGCGGCATTGTCGGCATGACTAGCGAGTGGTTGTGCGGGCTTCCGTGCCGAGATGTCGATGCATCGGCACAGCCTTTCTCGACTGCGGCACAGAGCTGCGATCAGTTGCGCATGTCGATCCGAATGTTGCGTCTATTCCAATGGCCTATTGAACGAGGGCGCGGGCTGTGAGCCCGGCGATGTGAATTGCCTGTGATGTCTGTGAAAAACAGGCGTATCCGATAGCCAGTATTCCGTGTGCATGGATGGCAGGCGAGCGCTTCTGCTCCGCCACGACTGATTTCATTTGATGGCGTCATCTACATTTACGGTGGTCTTGTGTCAAGTAAAAATGGCACATTGCCTTGTTTCATCTCGGTGTATAACTCCGTGGTGTCCGGATTTCCGGATGCCTTTCTCCCGGGGCTGAATCAAAGAAAAACGCTGAAATCCCTGGTCGATGTCGTCGGGCGGCATGAGTGTCGACATGTTGCACATGTGGACGAAATGTCAGTTTCATGATGACGGCTATGTGCGCTCGATGTGGCGCGATATCACGCGGTTTTTCCGAGATGGAGGGAGAGAATGAACAAACCGGTATTGTGGAAGTTTATTGTGCCGCTGGCGATCGGTGTCGGCCTGTGTCTCATGCCCGTACCGCAAGGCTTGCAACCCGCGGCGTGGTTTTATTTTGCGGTGTTTGCGGCGGTGGTGACAGGCCTCGTTCTTGAGCCGATCCCGGCCGCCGCGATCGGTATTATCGGCGTGACGCTGTCGGCGGTCCTGCTGCTGGTCGATCCGAAGCCGGCAGGTTCGCTGCGCTGGGCGCTTTCTGGCTTCAGCAACAGCATTGTCTGGCTGATCTTCATCGCCTTCATGTTTGCCAAGGGGTACGAGAATACGGGGCTGGGGCGCCGGATCGGACT encodes:
- a CDS encoding oxidoreductase, encoding MNESAGIRVQPGAANYFSYEGVLGEIERFFPAERLRQVLWIGGRRALEAAAPYLPALYRDEARSLRRVLSGHCSESVVAGYVAEGAQADLVIGVGGGSVLDTAKAVAHRLQRPFVAVPTIAATCAAWTPLSVWYDDDGRALGYELFPLASQLVLVEPRILAAAPPDYLRAGIGDTLAKWYEARVLCDAESALPLTASIGLSVAAQIRDVLLADGALAVSANADGLVTPALVRVIDAVIAGGGLVGGLGERFTRLAAAHSIHNGLTVVAGTERFLHGAKVAYGILVQLALEKRQDELFNLHGALGALGLPRRLSDLGVDPRDENGIAAFVAHTLRGQESIHFLPGVVDAERLRAALLTVEAMPQR
- a CDS encoding methionine ABC transporter permease, yielding MSPELLALFQTSLLETLWMVGVSGAIGTALGLPLGVLLVITDQYGLLQNRPLNRVLGVLANAVRSTPFIILLVAVIPLTRWIVGTSIGTGAAIVPLSIAAIPFVARLVESALREVDRGLVEALQSMGATPWQIIRTVLIPEALPGIVAGLTITLVSLIGHSAMAGAVGGGGLGDLGIRYGYQRFLPEVMALVVVVLIGLVQFIQSVGDRFAQRLSHR
- a CDS encoding ATP-binding cassette domain-containing protein; the protein is MTELTRTLPLAAAQGGVLSRWLTAWRDAGNRGGDRSTALPPSVGNAVAATAATQGTDAAAASRLFSLRAIGKRFDGGVQALDDISLDIREGEIFGIIGRSGAGKSTLLRTLNLLERPSAGTIEFEGRDLLTLDAAELRQLRRRIGMIFQHFNLLSSRTVAGNIALPLELAGVPAARIATRVDELLDLVGLREQRDRYPNQISGGQKQRVGIARALATEPRVLLCDEATSALDPETTQSILALLADINRRLGLTIVLITHQMQVIKAIAHRVAVLDAGRLAEQGSVGDIFTAPTQEITRTLLREVIGNDIPAGVRDRAARLLESGEGRIWRLSFRGESVDRPALTEAAERFGLKINLLHGYIDDIQGMPFGSLVVAAAGDDVVLDAAAVFIESQDIRIEEVVL
- a CDS encoding MetQ/NlpA family ABC transporter substrate-binding protein, producing the protein MQIAKLVRGLVAALALVSVAAHAALSDDKPLKIGVTAGPHAQIFEFVKKIAEKDGLKLQIVEFSDYVQPNAALAAGDLDVNSYQHQPYLDNANKDRGYKLVSIGQTIIFPIGLYSKKFKSLDQIPSGARLALPNDPTNGGRVLLLLQTKGLIKLKPEAGLKATPLDVIENPKKLKFIELDAAQLPRALDDADVAAVNTNYAIQAGLVPSRDAIAMESLKSPYANVIVVRAADKDSPVLRKLLKAYQNDEVKQFIKKEFKDSVFPAW